The Thermoleophilum album genome contains a region encoding:
- a CDS encoding ParA family protein yields MEPAGSKGTQAQNEGAALVYAFTNQKGGVAKTTTTVNLAAAFTERGLRVLAVDLDPQANLTMSQGIDPDSLEVSMYDVLVHGLPIKRVIKRREFDVACASIDLAGAEIAMSTKIGRERALAKALKAVKDEYDYVFIDTPPSLGLLTINALTAADKVIVPVQCEYLSMRGLIQLQNTLSMVKEELNPRIEIEGILPTLVDTRTVHAKEAIEILEENFGDRVFASRINKTIRFAEAPVKGMSVLKYDPDGKAAYAYRELAEEVLGNGKR; encoded by the coding sequence ATGGAACCCGCGGGCAGCAAGGGCACGCAAGCGCAAAACGAGGGCGCTGCGCTGGTCTACGCCTTCACCAACCAGAAGGGCGGCGTCGCGAAGACGACCACCACCGTCAATCTCGCGGCCGCCTTCACGGAGCGAGGTCTTCGGGTACTAGCGGTCGATCTTGATCCGCAGGCCAACCTCACAATGAGCCAAGGCATCGACCCTGACTCCCTCGAGGTGTCGATGTACGACGTGCTAGTCCACGGTCTGCCGATCAAGCGGGTCATCAAGCGCCGCGAGTTCGACGTCGCCTGCGCCTCGATCGACCTGGCGGGCGCCGAGATTGCGATGTCGACGAAGATCGGTCGCGAGCGCGCTCTGGCGAAGGCGCTGAAGGCGGTAAAGGACGAGTACGACTACGTCTTCATCGACACGCCGCCGAGTCTCGGCCTGTTGACGATCAACGCGCTCACGGCGGCCGACAAAGTGATCGTCCCCGTGCAGTGCGAGTATCTCTCCATGCGCGGGTTGATCCAGCTCCAGAACACGCTCTCGATGGTCAAAGAGGAGCTCAACCCTCGGATCGAGATCGAGGGCATCCTGCCGACGCTGGTCGACACGCGCACGGTGCATGCGAAGGAGGCGATCGAGATCCTCGAAGAGAACTTCGGCGATCGCGTTTTCGCCTCGCGCATCAACAAGACGATCCGGTTCGCGGAGGCGCCGGTTAAAGGGATGTCGGTCCTGAAGTACGACCCGGACGGCAAGGCGGCCTACGCGTACCGCGAGCTGGCAGAGGAGGTCCTTGGGAATGGCAAGCGGTAG
- a CDS encoding ArsA family ATPase has translation MRSTLGLASRRLVFVTGKGGVGKTTVAAAIALAAAARGLRVLAVEVTDDGDLGAALGGDPLVGEERQVAGTLWGMRVDPRRARDEWLHYRLPAPLATLVAKSRIVDHLGALAPGFEELLAVGKVWEVAQEQRISEGAQPYDVVVCDAPASGHGLAMLGAPAVFREAAAVGPVRRHASRIEAFLSDPRATAVVCVANPEELAVTEALETDARLRSELGRGVDLAVVNGALRTHLRSDDVRRLEELRGRLPRPAQAAATVALTEHQRAADQRRQIGRLRRAGLAVCSLPLLPTDDAASDGTPLAALLRPRISRFL, from the coding sequence GTGCGCTCGACTCTTGGCCTTGCGTCGCGTCGTCTCGTTTTCGTCACCGGCAAGGGTGGCGTCGGCAAAACGACGGTCGCGGCTGCGATCGCGCTGGCGGCTGCCGCCCGCGGCTTGCGTGTCCTCGCCGTCGAGGTGACCGACGACGGCGACCTCGGCGCGGCGCTCGGCGGCGATCCTCTGGTCGGCGAGGAACGCCAGGTGGCCGGAACCCTCTGGGGCATGCGCGTCGATCCGCGCCGCGCGCGCGACGAATGGCTGCACTACCGGCTGCCGGCACCGCTGGCGACGCTCGTCGCGAAGTCGCGGATCGTCGACCATCTCGGCGCGCTCGCCCCCGGCTTCGAGGAGTTGCTAGCGGTCGGCAAAGTTTGGGAAGTCGCGCAGGAGCAGCGGATCAGCGAGGGGGCGCAGCCCTACGACGTGGTCGTGTGCGACGCCCCGGCGAGCGGTCACGGTCTCGCGATGCTGGGCGCCCCCGCCGTGTTCCGCGAAGCAGCAGCGGTCGGCCCCGTGCGGCGCCACGCCAGTCGCATCGAAGCATTTCTGAGCGATCCGCGAGCGACCGCCGTCGTCTGCGTCGCGAACCCCGAAGAGCTCGCAGTAACCGAGGCGCTCGAAACCGACGCGCGCCTGCGCAGCGAGCTAGGGCGTGGTGTCGACCTGGCGGTCGTCAACGGCGCGTTGCGCACGCACTTGCGCAGCGACGACGTGCGACGTCTCGAGGAGCTGCGCGGGCGGTTGCCCCGCCCCGCTCAGGCAGCAGCAACGGTGGCCCTCACCGAACACCAACGCGCGGCCGATCAGCGCCGACAGATCGGGCGGCTGCGCCGGGCGGGACTCGCAGTCTGCTCGCTGCCCCTGCTGCCGACCGACGATGCCGCGTCCGATGGCACACCATTGGCCGCACTCTTGCGCCCACGAATATCCCGCTTCCTGTGA
- a CDS encoding ArsA family ATPase — translation MSDRDRQRAPRRAVGAELESRRVLLVCGLGGVGKTTTAAALGVAAALRGRRTVVLTIDPAPRLADALGLDRAHDRPTPVRLEAPGELYGLVLDPKRVFDRALARAAADSGARERILENRIYRGLSGAVPGSEEFSAMECLWELYESDEWDLIVLDTPPSAHALDFLEAPSVLAGMLGSRTLRLVAGGGRIGGALAGRSTSAVLKAFGRATGVEVLREVSEFFQALADATSELVRRASAVRELLASEEAAAAIVTAPTARAIADSVAFAQRVRRFGVRVSFVVANRVTEPPPELPRDWLEGASTQARPGERVHAASAVVAELARAGIDSQLAEAVARSVASQLAVASVERKRLATLTAELPDMPLLVVPRRQRDIRTVEDLVELAPLLAGRP, via the coding sequence GTGAGCGACCGGGATCGACAGCGCGCGCCGCGTCGCGCGGTAGGCGCCGAACTTGAGTCTCGACGGGTCCTACTGGTCTGCGGCCTCGGCGGTGTCGGCAAGACGACGACCGCCGCCGCGCTCGGTGTGGCCGCGGCCCTCCGTGGTCGCCGAACGGTAGTGCTGACCATCGATCCCGCTCCGCGCTTGGCCGACGCCCTCGGCCTCGATCGCGCACACGACCGACCCACGCCCGTGCGCCTCGAAGCTCCCGGCGAGCTCTACGGCTTGGTGCTCGACCCGAAGCGCGTTTTCGACCGCGCCCTGGCGCGCGCTGCGGCGGATTCGGGAGCGCGCGAGCGCATTCTCGAAAACCGCATCTACCGCGGCCTCTCCGGTGCAGTGCCGGGCTCGGAGGAGTTCAGCGCGATGGAGTGTCTGTGGGAGCTCTACGAGAGCGACGAGTGGGATCTGATCGTGCTCGATACCCCGCCGAGCGCACACGCTCTCGACTTTCTCGAGGCACCGAGCGTGCTGGCGGGAATGCTCGGGTCGCGCACCCTGCGGCTGGTCGCTGGCGGCGGACGGATCGGGGGCGCGCTCGCCGGGCGCAGCACCAGCGCCGTGCTGAAAGCCTTCGGGCGCGCCACCGGCGTGGAGGTGCTGCGCGAAGTTTCCGAGTTCTTTCAGGCACTCGCGGATGCCACCAGCGAGCTGGTGCGACGCGCCAGCGCGGTGCGTGAACTACTGGCCAGTGAGGAGGCCGCGGCGGCGATCGTGACCGCGCCGACGGCGCGGGCGATCGCCGACAGCGTGGCGTTCGCGCAACGCGTGCGCCGGTTCGGTGTGAGGGTCAGCTTCGTGGTCGCGAACCGCGTCACCGAGCCGCCACCCGAGTTGCCACGGGACTGGCTCGAGGGCGCATCGACGCAAGCGCGTCCGGGCGAGCGGGTGCACGCCGCCAGCGCCGTCGTCGCAGAGCTCGCTCGGGCCGGTATCGACAGCCAGTTGGCAGAAGCGGTGGCGCGCAGCGTCGCCAGCCAACTCGCGGTCGCCAGCGTGGAGCGCAAACGCTTGGCAACTCTGACGGCAGAGCTACCGGACATGCCGCTGCTGGTGGTCCCACGGCGACAGCGGGATATCCGCACGGTCGAGGATCTCGTCGAGCTCGCACCGCTACTCGCGGGCCGCCCTTAG
- a CDS encoding winged helix-turn-helix transcriptional regulator translates to MRQSGALTEHAVAVARDPAAGSEHGAASTCPVCATADLVCGKWTLLIVHALAADARRFCELEQTLAGISPRTLSVRLRALEEAGLVARVPRTPDGAHAYALTDMGRELLPVIEAMERFGRRWLGGSEGPCGGR, encoded by the coding sequence ATGCGCCAGTCGGGCGCCCTCACCGAACACGCGGTCGCGGTCGCTCGCGACCCGGCGGCTGGCAGCGAGCACGGCGCGGCGTCGACTTGTCCGGTTTGTGCGACGGCGGATCTCGTATGCGGCAAGTGGACGCTGTTGATCGTGCACGCCTTGGCCGCTGACGCGCGGCGTTTCTGCGAGCTCGAGCAGACGCTTGCGGGGATCAGCCCAAGGACGCTGTCCGTGCGCTTACGGGCCCTCGAAGAGGCAGGTCTGGTGGCGCGCGTGCCGCGCACGCCTGACGGCGCGCACGCCTATGCCTTGACCGACATGGGTCGCGAACTGCTGCCAGTGATTGAGGCGATGGAACGCTTCGGGCGCCGCTGGCTCGGCGGCAGCGAAGGGCCCTGCGGGGGACGGTAA
- a CDS encoding type IV pilus twitching motility protein PilT, with protein MFDVDRALAYVVETDCSDLHLKVPAPPIVRRHGKLEPIPGEERLMPDVTERVLFHMLREERKIEEFRREREVDFSYSVPGLARFRVNAFVQRGAISIVCRVVPFEIRTIDDLMLPPVVRELAEEERGLILVTGTTGSGKSTTLAAMIDHINSTFSKHIVTIEDPVEFLHRDKRSIINQREIGEDTASFARALRRVLRQDPDVILIGEMRDEETVRTALSAAETGHLVLSTIHTVDAAESVNRIIDFFPPNEQRQARSMLAGTLKGVISQRLVPTPDRNGRVACCEILRMTGRVRDMILDPEQTGQLPEVIAEGGYYGMQTFDQALLEHVLAGRVAMEDALRAATHPHDFKLLVASGGRRATSVDHVLSGEDSEEEAETARAPRAAVRR; from the coding sequence GTGTTCGACGTAGACCGTGCCCTCGCATACGTAGTCGAAACCGACTGTTCGGACCTCCATCTGAAAGTTCCGGCACCGCCGATCGTCCGGCGTCACGGCAAGCTCGAGCCGATACCGGGCGAGGAGCGTCTGATGCCGGACGTCACGGAGCGTGTGCTCTTCCACATGCTGCGGGAGGAGCGCAAGATCGAGGAGTTCCGACGGGAGCGCGAGGTCGACTTCTCCTACTCAGTACCGGGCCTTGCGCGCTTCCGTGTCAACGCCTTCGTACAGCGCGGGGCGATCTCGATCGTCTGTCGCGTAGTGCCGTTCGAGATCCGCACGATCGACGATTTGATGCTGCCGCCGGTGGTCCGCGAGCTAGCGGAAGAAGAGCGGGGTCTGATCCTCGTCACCGGTACCACCGGTTCGGGCAAGTCGACGACGCTGGCGGCGATGATCGACCACATCAACTCGACGTTTTCCAAACACATCGTGACGATCGAGGACCCGGTCGAGTTCCTGCACCGCGACAAACGGTCGATCATCAACCAGCGCGAGATCGGCGAGGACACGGCCTCCTTCGCGCGGGCCCTGCGCCGCGTTCTCCGTCAGGACCCGGACGTGATCCTGATCGGCGAGATGCGCGACGAAGAAACCGTGCGGACGGCGCTCTCGGCGGCAGAGACCGGACACCTCGTGCTCTCGACGATCCACACGGTCGACGCTGCCGAGTCCGTGAACCGCATCATCGACTTCTTCCCGCCCAACGAGCAGCGGCAGGCGCGCTCGATGCTGGCCGGCACGCTCAAGGGCGTGATCTCGCAGCGGCTGGTGCCGACGCCCGACCGTAACGGGCGTGTCGCGTGCTGCGAGATCCTGCGCATGACCGGGCGCGTGCGCGACATGATCCTCGATCCCGAGCAGACCGGACAGCTGCCGGAGGTGATCGCGGAGGGCGGCTACTACGGCATGCAGACGTTCGATCAGGCGCTGCTCGAGCACGTGCTGGCCGGTCGCGTGGCGATGGAGGACGCTCTGCGGGCGGCGACGCACCCGCACGACTTCAAGTTGCTGGTCGCGTCGGGTGGGCGCCGAGCGACTTCCGTCGATCACGTGCTGAGCGGCGAAGACAGCGAGGAGGAGGCGGAAACGGCACGCGCGCCGCGCGCTGCGGTGCGCCGCTAG
- a CDS encoding sigma-70 family RNA polymerase sigma factor, giving the protein MSLPELQELEEVKLLLAKGQQTGVLTYSEVAEALAEVELDESDVEELHAFFERCEIELVEDVAAPEEQVADLKRRKKAVLDLRPDMTTDSLQLFLKDIGKVPLLTAQQEVELAKRIERGDLDAKQKMVESNLRLVVSIAKNYRNQGLPFLDLIQEGTLGLVRAAEKFDYRKGFKFSTYATWWIRQAIARALADKARTIRIPVHVVEKLNKIGRAERKLVTELGREPTIEEIAEHTGIDPEEVESIKRSAQAPISLEKPVGDEEESEFGQFIADEKAESPYERAVDTLTKETLRQALENLSYRERRVLELRYGLGGEHPRTLDEVGRTFNVTRERVRQIENQSLKKLQSLAEAQRLREVA; this is encoded by the coding sequence ATGTCGCTACCTGAACTGCAAGAACTCGAGGAGGTAAAGCTGCTGCTGGCCAAGGGCCAGCAGACCGGAGTTCTCACCTACAGCGAAGTGGCCGAGGCGCTTGCCGAGGTCGAGCTCGACGAGAGCGACGTCGAGGAACTGCACGCGTTCTTCGAGCGTTGCGAGATCGAGCTCGTCGAGGACGTCGCGGCACCCGAGGAGCAGGTCGCTGATCTGAAGCGCCGCAAGAAGGCGGTGCTCGATCTGCGGCCGGACATGACCACCGATTCCCTTCAGCTGTTCCTGAAGGACATCGGGAAGGTGCCTCTGCTGACTGCCCAGCAGGAAGTGGAGCTCGCCAAGCGGATCGAGCGCGGCGACCTCGACGCCAAGCAGAAGATGGTCGAGTCGAACCTGCGATTGGTCGTCTCGATCGCCAAGAACTACCGCAACCAGGGATTGCCGTTCCTGGATCTCATTCAGGAAGGCACGCTCGGCCTGGTACGAGCGGCCGAGAAGTTCGACTACCGCAAGGGGTTCAAGTTCTCGACCTACGCGACCTGGTGGATCCGGCAAGCGATCGCACGCGCGTTGGCCGACAAGGCGCGCACTATCCGGATCCCCGTGCACGTGGTCGAGAAGCTCAACAAGATCGGCCGTGCCGAGCGGAAGCTCGTGACCGAACTAGGGCGCGAGCCGACGATCGAAGAGATCGCCGAGCACACCGGCATCGACCCCGAGGAAGTCGAGTCGATCAAGCGCTCGGCACAAGCTCCGATTTCCCTCGAGAAGCCGGTAGGCGACGAGGAAGAGTCGGAGTTTGGTCAGTTCATCGCCGACGAGAAGGCAGAGTCGCCCTACGAACGGGCGGTCGACACGCTGACCAAGGAGACGCTGCGTCAGGCGCTCGAGAACCTGTCGTACCGCGAGCGTCGGGTGCTCGAGCTGCGCTACGGACTGGGTGGTGAGCATCCGCGCACGCTCGACGAGGTCGGCCGCACGTTCAACGTCACTCGCGAGCGGGTTCGCCAGATCGAGAACCAGTCGCTCAAGAAGCTGCAGTCGCTGGCCGAGGCGCAGCGGCTGCGCGAGGTCGCTTAG
- a CDS encoding GGDEF domain-containing protein produces the protein MGTPHNEERSASQVAIAAAMARLGALREELSKRYLLRLIERASLEEMRALPLDRVARELPRLVGDLIDLAASGDSPPDVLADLRLHAAFLVELRARNDDPVAALMRDCAALQGVLVETLADQFAEEPELISTGVASLVGACAHLQSAVIDVYLQQHARELERQALTDPLTGLWNVRYLRRQIQYLVDLYHRYEQPFAVLLLDVNGLKQVNDSYGHQVGDRVLVQIALALRRSVRAVDTAARIGGDEFCVLAPNQRADSANVLAERLARAIAEGISDPEPGLITASIGVAACPEHGDQAETLLAAADQAMYQAKAAGETVAVAPLRPVPDGDRGEGPAQGPAPTRPPRGPRPAR, from the coding sequence ATGGGAACGCCCCACAACGAAGAGCGCTCCGCGTCGCAGGTCGCGATAGCGGCGGCGATGGCGCGGTTGGGTGCGCTGCGTGAGGAACTCTCGAAGCGCTACCTCCTGCGCCTAATCGAGCGTGCCTCGCTCGAGGAGATGCGCGCGCTGCCGCTCGACCGCGTAGCCCGCGAGTTGCCGCGCTTGGTCGGCGATCTGATCGACCTCGCGGCCAGCGGTGACTCGCCTCCGGATGTACTCGCCGACCTGCGCCTGCACGCCGCTTTCTTGGTTGAACTGAGGGCCCGCAACGACGACCCCGTCGCCGCGCTGATGCGCGACTGCGCGGCGCTACAAGGGGTGCTGGTCGAGACGTTGGCCGACCAGTTCGCCGAGGAGCCCGAGCTGATATCGACCGGTGTTGCCTCGCTCGTCGGCGCCTGTGCCCACCTGCAGTCGGCAGTCATCGATGTCTATCTGCAGCAGCACGCGCGGGAGCTCGAGCGGCAAGCCCTGACCGATCCGCTCACCGGTCTCTGGAACGTGCGCTACCTGCGCCGGCAGATCCAGTACCTCGTGGACCTCTACCACCGCTACGAGCAGCCGTTCGCGGTGCTCTTGCTCGACGTCAACGGACTGAAGCAGGTAAACGACAGCTACGGTCACCAGGTCGGTGATCGGGTGCTGGTGCAGATCGCACTTGCCCTGCGTCGCTCAGTGCGCGCCGTGGACACCGCCGCCCGTATCGGCGGCGACGAGTTCTGCGTGCTGGCGCCCAACCAGCGCGCAGATTCAGCGAACGTGCTGGCGGAACGGCTGGCCCGAGCCATCGCTGAGGGCATCAGCGACCCCGAGCCAGGCCTAATCACCGCCTCGATCGGAGTCGCTGCGTGCCCAGAGCACGGCGACCAAGCGGAAACTCTGTTGGCTGCCGCCGACCAGGCGATGTACCAAGCTAAGGCGGCAGGCGAAACCGTCGCCGTCGCCCCGCTGCGGCCAGTACCAGACGGAGATCGGGGAGAAGGGCCCGCCCAAGGGCCGGCGCCGACCCGTCCGCCGCGTGGGCCACGCCCTGCGCGCTAG
- the glpX gene encoding class II fructose-bisphosphatase codes for MGGDSVQQEAPTAIDPSRGGRRAPDRNLALDLVRTTEYAALAAARWIGRGDKNAADQAAVDAMRLMLDAVAMDGVVVIGEGEKDKAPMLYNGERVGDGSGPEVDVAVDPLEGTELCAKGLPNAIATIAVSERGTMFDPGPCVYMEKMAAGRDLADLLDLDRPLGETLKLMAKARGVPVSDLVVIMLDRPRHEQAMSEIRAVGARIRLIPHGDVSAALAAVSPNTGVDLLWGIGGTPEGVLAAAAIKCLGGRILGRLWPRNDEERRRALEAGYDLDEVLDTDRLVASDNVFFAATGVTDGELLAGAHFTPEGATTESISMRSRSGTVRRISARHDRSKLRELLGEDLG; via the coding sequence ATGGGAGGTGATTCGGTGCAGCAAGAAGCTCCGACCGCCATCGACCCCAGCCGGGGCGGCCGACGGGCCCCCGACCGCAACCTCGCCCTCGACCTCGTCCGCACCACCGAGTACGCGGCCCTTGCCGCGGCCCGTTGGATCGGTCGCGGCGACAAGAACGCCGCGGATCAGGCGGCCGTCGACGCGATGCGGTTGATGCTCGACGCGGTGGCGATGGACGGCGTGGTCGTGATCGGGGAAGGCGAGAAAGACAAGGCGCCGATGCTCTACAACGGCGAGCGCGTAGGCGACGGCTCAGGTCCCGAGGTCGACGTCGCCGTCGACCCCCTGGAGGGAACGGAGCTGTGCGCCAAGGGACTGCCCAACGCGATCGCCACGATCGCCGTCAGCGAGCGGGGCACGATGTTCGACCCCGGCCCGTGCGTCTACATGGAGAAGATGGCGGCTGGACGCGACCTCGCCGACCTCCTCGATCTCGATCGTCCGCTTGGTGAGACGCTCAAGTTGATGGCGAAGGCCCGCGGGGTTCCAGTTTCCGACTTGGTCGTGATCATGCTCGATCGTCCCCGCCACGAGCAGGCGATGAGCGAGATACGGGCGGTCGGTGCAAGGATCCGCCTGATTCCCCACGGCGACGTCTCGGCAGCGCTCGCTGCGGTTAGCCCCAACACGGGCGTCGACCTACTCTGGGGGATCGGCGGCACGCCGGAGGGTGTGTTGGCGGCGGCCGCGATCAAGTGCCTCGGAGGGCGCATCCTCGGGCGCTTGTGGCCGCGCAACGACGAGGAGCGCCGGCGCGCGCTCGAGGCCGGCTACGACCTCGACGAGGTGCTCGACACCGACCGCTTGGTCGCTAGCGACAACGTTTTCTTCGCGGCAACCGGTGTCACCGACGGCGAACTGTTGGCCGGCGCCCACTTCACGCCCGAGGGAGCGACCACCGAATCGATCAGCATGCGTTCGCGATCGGGAACCGTGCGGCGGATCAGCGCGCGCCACGACCGCTCCAAGCTGCGCGAGTTGCTCGGCGAGGATCTGGGCTGA
- a CDS encoding LLM class F420-dependent oxidoreductase, with protein sequence MGWGLSLELAGLPLRQRTAVYEAAEAAGFTDGWPGEVSGPDAFTQVAIAAMATERMRVGTGVVSVFTRGPAILAQHAAALQELSEGRFWLGIGSSSNVIVERWNGIRFERPLTRVRETVEFLRSALAGERAGPGGFKLDQAPEPPPPIAIAALRGRMLRLAGALGDGAWVNFLPLEAVDKVLGEVAEGARQAGRDPADVEIFCRLFCLQGEREQVLPLARWMFTSYATVPVYEQYFRWLGYGDEIDPMVQAWRAGDRRRAVELAPERLIDEIFLFGDARAQRERARAFQSRGIDTPVLLVIPQGQLTVEGWCQLVESLAPASD encoded by the coding sequence ATGGGGTGGGGTCTTTCGCTTGAACTCGCCGGGCTCCCGCTAAGGCAGCGAACGGCGGTCTACGAGGCGGCGGAAGCGGCCGGCTTCACCGACGGTTGGCCGGGCGAGGTCTCCGGTCCGGATGCCTTCACGCAGGTCGCGATCGCGGCCATGGCGACCGAGCGGATGCGTGTGGGAACTGGCGTGGTCAGCGTCTTCACGCGTGGGCCGGCGATCCTCGCCCAACACGCCGCCGCCCTCCAAGAGCTCTCGGAAGGGCGCTTCTGGCTGGGGATCGGCTCCTCCTCGAACGTGATCGTCGAACGCTGGAACGGCATCCGCTTCGAACGTCCGCTGACGCGGGTCCGTGAGACCGTCGAGTTCTTGCGCTCCGCGCTCGCTGGCGAGCGGGCCGGCCCAGGCGGCTTCAAGCTCGACCAGGCGCCGGAGCCGCCGCCACCGATAGCGATCGCCGCCTTGCGCGGCCGGATGTTGCGCCTCGCCGGCGCGCTGGGCGATGGTGCTTGGGTCAACTTTCTCCCCCTTGAGGCGGTCGACAAGGTCCTCGGCGAGGTCGCGGAAGGGGCCCGACAGGCCGGTCGCGACCCCGCCGACGTGGAGATCTTCTGCCGCCTCTTCTGCTTGCAGGGCGAGCGCGAGCAGGTGCTGCCGCTGGCGCGCTGGATGTTCACAAGCTACGCGACCGTGCCGGTCTACGAGCAGTACTTCCGCTGGCTGGGCTACGGCGACGAGATCGATCCGATGGTGCAGGCGTGGCGCGCGGGCGACCGCCGCCGAGCCGTCGAACTGGCACCCGAACGCCTGATCGACGAGATCTTCCTGTTCGGCGATGCCCGCGCCCAGCGCGAGCGCGCCCGGGCCTTCCAAAGTCGCGGTATCGACACGCCGGTCCTCCTGGTGATCCCGCAAGGCCAGCTCACCGTCGAAGGCTGGTGTCAACTGGTGGAGTCACTGGCGCCGGCAAGCGACTGA
- a CDS encoding dodecin family protein, protein MAVTKIIEVVGASKESSDAAVKAALEEARKTLRNIKAVDVVSTGLRGENLDEWRALVRISFLVERVEE, encoded by the coding sequence ATGGCCGTCACCAAGATCATTGAAGTCGTTGGTGCGTCGAAGGAAAGCTCCGACGCGGCCGTGAAGGCAGCTCTCGAAGAGGCTCGCAAGACGCTGCGCAACATCAAGGCGGTGGACGTCGTGTCGACCGGCCTGCGCGGCGAAAACCTCGACGAGTGGCGCGCGCTCGTGCGCATCTCGTTCCTCGTCGAGCGGGTGGAGGAGTAG
- the egtB gene encoding ergothioneine biosynthesis protein EgtB codes for MSERTGANAADAPERTVDRWRERLENVRERTLAVVQRVDEGALDRVFSPILSPVAWDLGHIAAFADLWLCERAAGLAPLYPELRAVYDALETPRSERGCAPYLRAREAFGYLDAVLTRSVAVLEQIARSGDPIARDGFVVELVARHEQQHLETILQTLQIAPPGVFEPPSSNRLTPSRQTQHRCAGMVRIDGGRYLVGAPDRGFAYDNERPRHEVELAPFAIDRAPVTNGDFEEFIADGGYQRESLWSPEGWRIRMREGWQRPLFWTDDGGVRRFGETVERNPDEPVVHVSYYEAEAFARWAGKHLPSELEWEVAATHTPGASPETAAAAPARAPREANCDLQRFAVEPVWLTPSAVSPLGAVRMIGDVWEWTASEFNGYPGFRPFPYREYSQVHFGRGYRVLRGGSWATQAEIAIPTFRNWDLPHRRQIFAGLRCAADV; via the coding sequence GTGAGCGAGCGCACCGGCGCCAACGCAGCGGACGCGCCGGAGCGCACGGTCGATCGCTGGCGGGAGCGGCTCGAGAACGTCCGCGAGCGGACCTTGGCGGTCGTTCAGCGGGTCGATGAGGGGGCGCTGGACCGCGTCTTTTCGCCGATCCTCTCCCCCGTCGCCTGGGATCTCGGGCACATCGCCGCTTTCGCCGACCTCTGGCTGTGCGAGCGGGCAGCTGGGCTGGCGCCCTTGTACCCCGAACTGCGGGCGGTCTACGACGCGCTCGAGACACCGCGTTCGGAGCGCGGCTGCGCGCCTTATCTGCGAGCGCGCGAGGCCTTCGGCTACCTCGACGCCGTGCTGACGCGCTCAGTCGCGGTGCTCGAGCAGATCGCCCGCAGCGGCGACCCGATTGCGCGGGACGGCTTCGTAGTGGAGCTCGTGGCGCGCCACGAACAGCAGCACCTGGAGACGATCCTGCAGACCCTGCAGATCGCGCCGCCCGGGGTCTTCGAGCCACCCAGCAGCAATCGGCTCACGCCGAGCAGGCAAACGCAGCACCGCTGCGCGGGGATGGTGAGGATCGATGGCGGCCGCTACTTAGTCGGCGCCCCGGATCGGGGGTTCGCTTACGACAACGAACGGCCGCGTCACGAGGTTGAGCTCGCGCCCTTCGCGATCGACCGCGCCCCGGTCACCAACGGTGACTTCGAGGAGTTCATCGCGGACGGGGGCTACCAGCGCGAGTCACTGTGGTCGCCGGAGGGTTGGCGTATCCGCATGCGCGAGGGCTGGCAGCGGCCCCTGTTCTGGACCGACGACGGCGGCGTGCGGCGTTTCGGCGAAACGGTCGAACGTAACCCCGACGAGCCGGTCGTGCACGTCTCCTACTACGAAGCCGAGGCGTTCGCGCGCTGGGCCGGCAAACACCTGCCAAGCGAGCTCGAGTGGGAGGTGGCAGCGACGCACACGCCGGGCGCGTCGCCAGAGACCGCGGCGGCGGCGCCCGCGAGAGCCCCCCGCGAGGCGAACTGCGACCTCCAGCGGTTCGCCGTCGAGCCGGTATGGCTCACGCCGAGCGCGGTATCGCCGCTCGGTGCCGTACGGATGATCGGCGATGTCTGGGAGTGGACGGCCAGCGAGTTCAACGGCTACCCCGGGTTCCGCCCCTTTCCCTACCGCGAGTACTCGCAGGTGCACTTCGGCCGCGGCTATCGCGTCCTGAGAGGTGGCTCGTGGGCCACACAGGCGGAGATCGCGATCCCGACCTTCCGTAACTGGGACCTACCGCACCGGCGCCAGATCTTCGCCGGCTTGCGTTGCGCGGCCGATGTCTAA